One genomic region from Candidatus Goldiibacteriota bacterium encodes:
- a CDS encoding S1 RNA-binding domain-containing protein produces MENEIRNIREGKVVKGKVIKKSDGDLFVDIGYKSEGIVPKEETSRYSYYEGINEGDEIEVLVKRMDNGEGVVLLSRIIAEKKAVFSKVKESFQKATPLDGKVVKAVKGGFIIDFGANVTAFLPLSHARVPAEEILNKLIPLKVIQLDEEKRNVVVSYKEASGNQNRKPAEDIKASERQPETAVVKQEQPEAAEPEASAPVQQAQSPAFAAGYKPGDRINVKVNNITAEGLEVELTPELGGFIQKQELSYFRKINNPADVYSQGQEFEAQIINIDKDKNKVFLSIKRLEGNPWFDMEERYPVDARVFGTVAEIIEGEGIKIEMEENVDAFVGLDDISWQGFGKISEVIKVGDKKEFKILAVDKVKNRIVLGLKALTQSPWTSFANVYKEGTIVDVKVLSIEEGCVICEVIEGINGRMPVKNSSKITCKKGDVVKAKIIKVDKELKKVTLAGRDIEMTEEKKQLDDYMKSHEHSFKMNDLINLDKDKKGETK; encoded by the coding sequence ATGGAAAATGAGATCAGGAATATAAGGGAAGGAAAGGTCGTAAAAGGTAAAGTGATAAAGAAGAGCGACGGCGACCTTTTTGTAGATATTGGATACAAATCAGAGGGTATTGTCCCAAAAGAAGAAACATCAAGATACAGCTATTATGAAGGGATTAATGAAGGGGACGAAATAGAGGTTCTTGTAAAGCGTATGGATAACGGCGAAGGCGTTGTGCTTTTGTCCAGGATTATCGCGGAAAAGAAAGCCGTGTTTTCCAAAGTAAAGGAATCTTTTCAGAAGGCCACACCGCTTGACGGTAAAGTTGTTAAAGCGGTTAAAGGCGGATTTATTATTGATTTTGGGGCGAATGTGACGGCGTTTCTGCCCTTATCACATGCCAGGGTTCCGGCTGAAGAAATACTTAATAAGTTAATTCCTTTAAAGGTAATTCAGCTTGATGAAGAAAAAAGAAACGTGGTGGTATCTTATAAAGAAGCATCAGGTAATCAAAATAGAAAACCCGCGGAGGATATCAAGGCATCTGAAAGACAGCCTGAAACAGCCGTTGTAAAACAGGAACAGCCGGAAGCCGCGGAACCGGAAGCAAGCGCGCCTGTACAGCAGGCGCAGTCACCCGCTTTTGCGGCGGGCTATAAGCCCGGCGACAGGATTAACGTGAAAGTAAATAATATAACCGCCGAAGGGCTTGAAGTTGAACTTACACCGGAACTTGGCGGTTTTATACAGAAACAGGAACTTTCCTATTTTAGAAAGATAAACAACCCGGCTGATGTTTATTCGCAGGGTCAGGAATTTGAAGCCCAGATTATAAATATTGATAAGGATAAGAATAAGGTTTTTTTAAGCATAAAAAGGCTTGAAGGCAACCCCTGGTTTGACATGGAAGAACGTTATCCGGTGGATGCAAGGGTGTTTGGCACAGTGGCGGAGATAATTGAAGGCGAAGGGATTAAGATTGAAATGGAAGAGAACGTGGACGCTTTTGTGGGGCTGGATGACATATCATGGCAGGGTTTCGGAAAAATTTCCGAAGTGATTAAAGTTGGCGACAAAAAAGAGTTTAAGATACTTGCCGTGGATAAAGTTAAAAACAGGATAGTGCTTGGATTAAAAGCGCTTACGCAGTCGCCGTGGACGTCTTTTGCCAATGTTTATAAGGAAGGCACCATTGTTGATGTTAAGGTTTTATCAATTGAAGAAGGGTGTGTAATCTGTGAGGTAATTGAAGGCATAAACGGCAGGATGCCGGTGAAAAACAGCAGTAAGATTACGTGCAAAAAAGGCGATGTGGTAAAGGCCAAGATAATTAAAGTGGACAAAGAATTAAAAAAGGTGACGCTTGCCGGCCGCGATATAGAGATGACCGAAGAGAAAAAACAGCTTGATGATTACATGAAATCGCACGAACATTCCTTTAAAATGAATGACCTGATAAACCTTGATAAAGATAAAAAAGGTGAAACAAAATGA
- a CDS encoding 1-acyl-sn-glycerol-3-phosphate acyltransferase: MKEPWKITYFIMFRFLRRLMWVYFVIFHKIKFVNTDKVPKKGGLIVMPNHSSYFDPPTAGALGFKRNCRFMARDTLFKNKIFGWTIGNLGAFPVKRGRVDRGAWDKFIELVKAGWAVMFFPEGTRTLTGEIQDGKPGTGMLVYQTKGKVLPVYIHGAFEAWPKGGKPKLFTPITIVYGDVMSFDDLFEKPEGREVYEEITARVINRLREMKADYLKNQDDKIN; encoded by the coding sequence ATGAAAGAACCCTGGAAAATAACATACTTCATAATGTTCCGTTTTTTAAGGCGGCTTATGTGGGTTTACTTTGTTATTTTTCATAAAATAAAATTTGTTAATACGGATAAGGTGCCAAAAAAAGGCGGTTTAATAGTAATGCCAAACCATTCAAGTTATTTTGACCCGCCAACCGCCGGCGCGCTTGGTTTTAAAAGGAACTGCAGGTTTATGGCGCGCGATACGCTCTTTAAAAATAAGATTTTTGGATGGACTATAGGAAATCTGGGCGCTTTTCCCGTAAAAAGGGGAAGGGTGGACCGGGGAGCGTGGGATAAATTTATAGAACTGGTAAAGGCAGGGTGGGCTGTAATGTTTTTTCCGGAAGGTACAAGGACGCTTACCGGAGAAATTCAGGACGGCAAGCCGGGTACGGGAATGCTTGTTTACCAGACCAAAGGAAAAGTTCTTCCTGTATATATTCACGGGGCGTTTGAAGCGTGGCCAAAAGGCGGCAAACCGAAATTATTTACGCCTATCACAATTGTTTACGGCGATGTGATGTCATTTGACGATTTGTTTGAAAAGCCGGAAGGCAGGGAAGTTTACGAGGAAATTACGGCAAGGGTTATAAACAGGCTAAGAGAGATGAAAGCGGACTATTTAAAAAATCAGGACGATAAAATTAATTAA
- a CDS encoding redox-sensing transcriptional repressor Rex, whose translation MIKKIPLPTVNRLSLYLKCFSELSAGSVEYVSSEQVAKQIGLNPAQVRKDLAYFGKFGRRGFGYHVEQLKENISKILGTHKGVRVAVVGTGNLGSALLMYRGFEARGFKVVAGFDVDPDKVGWELDGVKIYGSEDMEKVIKKEKIEILIITTPAAVIPDIFTKLKKTPIKGVLNFAGKHLVSDEDIIIRNVDLALELEQLMFFLTNK comes from the coding sequence ATGATAAAAAAAATACCGCTTCCCACGGTAAACAGGCTTTCGTTATATCTAAAATGTTTTTCGGAACTCTCCGCGGGCAGCGTGGAATACGTGTCTTCGGAACAGGTGGCAAAGCAGATAGGGCTAAATCCCGCGCAGGTAAGAAAAGATCTTGCGTATTTCGGCAAGTTTGGGCGCAGGGGTTTTGGCTATCACGTGGAGCAGTTAAAAGAGAATATTTCTAAGATACTGGGGACGCATAAGGGCGTAAGGGTTGCCGTGGTCGGCACGGGAAATCTTGGCAGCGCGCTTTTAATGTACCGCGGTTTTGAAGCAAGGGGTTTTAAAGTGGTGGCGGGATTTGACGTGGACCCGGATAAAGTGGGCTGGGAATTAGACGGGGTAAAAATATACGGTTCTGAAGACATGGAAAAAGTTATAAAAAAAGAGAAGATAGAAATTTTAATAATCACCACCCCGGCTGCTGTCATACCGGATATTTTTACCAAACTTAAAAAAACCCCCATTAAGGGAGTTCTTAATTTCGCGGGCAAGCATCTGGTAAGCGATGAAGACATAATAATAAGAAACGTGGACCTTGCGCTGGAACTTGAACAGCTGATGTTTTTTTTAACAAATAAATAG
- a CDS encoding prephenate dehydrogenase/arogenate dehydrogenase family protein, whose amino-acid sequence MKPMFKKVTIVGMGMMGGSLGMALLKNRIAKEVCGAGRNITKLNEAKKLNAATMVTDNLEEAVKGADLIVISVVADKIAQMYKKLLEAGLTKETIVTDMGSVKKEITDDICALKGYQDNFIGSHPMVGSEKTGVKNSIFNLFNAGNCIVTGNKDSKGVKKVTALWKSVGMHTVFMTPQQHDDAVAGISHMPHLAAFALLLSQKDCIKSSRNIIGTGFKSMTRIGASDEDVWAGILYANKAQVLKQTERYRKELEQAEKMLKSGKLAGYIKAARLLRESLDK is encoded by the coding sequence ATGAAACCAATGTTTAAAAAAGTTACCATAGTCGGCATGGGAATGATGGGCGGAAGTCTTGGCATGGCTTTGCTTAAAAACCGTATTGCAAAAGAAGTATGCGGCGCGGGCAGGAACATTACAAAGCTTAACGAAGCCAAAAAACTTAATGCCGCGACAATGGTTACTGATAATTTAGAAGAAGCCGTTAAAGGCGCTGATTTAATTGTCATAAGCGTGGTGGCGGATAAGATAGCGCAGATGTATAAAAAACTGCTTGAAGCAGGGCTTACAAAAGAGACCATTGTAACCGACATGGGAAGCGTTAAAAAAGAGATAACAGATGATATCTGCGCGTTAAAAGGGTATCAGGATAATTTTATCGGTTCTCACCCTATGGTGGGTTCTGAAAAAACAGGGGTAAAAAACAGTATCTTTAACCTGTTTAACGCGGGCAACTGCATCGTAACAGGCAATAAAGACAGTAAAGGCGTAAAAAAAGTAACAGCCCTGTGGAAGTCCGTCGGTATGCACACGGTATTTATGACGCCGCAGCAGCACGATGATGCCGTGGCGGGAATAAGCCATATGCCGCACCTTGCGGCGTTCGCGCTTTTACTTTCACAGAAGGACTGCATAAAAAGCAGCAGAAATATAATAGGCACGGGTTTTAAAAGCATGACAAGGATAGGCGCGTCTGACGAAGACGTCTGGGCAGGAATTCTTTACGCTAATAAGGCGCAGGTATTAAAACAGACTGAAAGATACAGAAAAGAACTGGAACAGGCAGAAAAAATGTTAAAGTCCGGCAAGCTTGCCGGTTATATAAAAGCCGCAAGGCTTTTAAGGGAGTCGTTGGATAAATGA
- a CDS encoding histidinol-phosphate transaminase translates to MGRFDDVAKKSVMQIKPYVPGKPAAVVQRELGLKDVIKLASNENPLGPSKAAVKAMAKALNTLNIYPESGAYELRKALAKRLRVKPETLFFGNGSNELLQIIAEAFVSPGDEVMFSAVSFVVYSIAANIAGGTIIQIPQDNFRHNIDGFIARLSPKTKLIFICNPNNPTGTIISKAEFEKLMQAVPKNVIVVLDEAYFEYADDKNYPDGIKYLSKYPNLIVLRTFSKVYGLAGIRAGYGVADPEITGIMERIRPPFNINTLAQKGALAALGDKAHMTATLKTNKEGRAYLYAELKKLGIKYVPTQANFIFIILDKNARIYFEELQKKGVIIRTVFDNFARITIGTMKENKRLIKALKEIR, encoded by the coding sequence ATGGGCAGATTTGATGATGTGGCAAAGAAAAGTGTAATGCAGATTAAACCGTATGTTCCGGGGAAGCCGGCGGCGGTTGTTCAAAGGGAGCTTGGTTTAAAGGATGTAATTAAACTTGCATCCAATGAAAACCCGCTTGGGCCTTCCAAAGCCGCGGTTAAGGCAATGGCAAAGGCATTAAATACGCTTAATATATACCCGGAAAGCGGCGCATATGAATTAAGGAAAGCGCTGGCAAAGCGCCTTAGAGTAAAGCCCGAAACTTTATTTTTCGGCAACGGAAGCAATGAACTGCTTCAGATAATAGCGGAAGCATTTGTATCTCCCGGTGATGAAGTCATGTTCTCCGCGGTTTCTTTTGTGGTTTATTCCATCGCCGCAAACATAGCAGGCGGTACTATAATACAGATACCGCAGGATAATTTCAGGCACAATATAGACGGTTTTATTGCAAGACTGTCGCCTAAGACAAAGCTTATTTTTATATGCAATCCGAACAATCCCACGGGGACAATAATATCAAAAGCGGAATTTGAAAAGTTAATGCAGGCAGTTCCAAAGAACGTTATTGTTGTGCTTGATGAAGCGTATTTTGAATACGCTGATGACAAAAATTATCCCGACGGAATTAAATATCTTTCAAAGTATCCAAACCTTATTGTGTTAAGGACATTTTCAAAGGTATACGGCCTTGCCGGAATAAGGGCGGGTTATGGGGTGGCGGATCCGGAAATTACCGGCATCATGGAAAGGATAAGGCCGCCGTTTAACATAAACACGCTGGCACAGAAAGGGGCGCTTGCGGCTTTAGGCGATAAAGCACACATGACTGCCACGCTTAAGACAAATAAAGAAGGGCGTGCTTATCTTTACGCGGAACTTAAAAAACTGGGGATAAAATATGTTCCCACACAGGCCAATTTCATATTTATTATTCTGGATAAGAACGCAAGGATATATTTTGAAGAACTTCAGAAAAAAGGCGTAATTATCAGGACTGTGTTTGATAATTTTGCAAGGATTACAATAGGCACCATGAAAGAAAATAAAAGGCTTATTAAAGCCTTAAAAGAAATAAGGTAA
- the aroA gene encoding 3-phosphoshikimate 1-carboxyvinyltransferase, which translates to MQIVPVSGVKKKLSVQGDKSISHRAVIIGSLAEGLTTVTSFLEAEDTLNTVKIFKKLGVQIKKENDTVYIHGRGLASLRQTPEVLYVGNSGTGMRLILGVLAAQPFVSRITGDAQIVKRPMKRVIEPLQLMGATLTSNHGFAPVTVQGGALRAIKYKMPMASAQVKSAVLLAGLYASGDTVITEPERSRDHTERMLKYFGADITVKGNTVVLKSGARLKGKKVVVPADISSAAYFMAAGALVKKSAITVTNVGLNESRTGIIDVMKKMGAKIKITNLKNQNGEKTGDITVSTSSLKATEIKGKIIPRLIDEIPVIAVLAAAAKGKTVIRGAKELRVKETDRIKTVLINLGRLGIKTEEYEDGFAVYGNGGKPFTYASIDSYGDHRIAMSFTVAALVSENGLHIKDIDCINTSFPEFFNLIKSLKGKKK; encoded by the coding sequence ATACAGATAGTGCCGGTTTCCGGCGTAAAGAAAAAACTTTCAGTGCAGGGCGATAAATCAATTTCCCACAGGGCGGTTATTATCGGTTCCCTTGCTGAAGGGCTTACAACGGTAACCAGTTTTCTTGAAGCGGAAGATACCCTTAACACGGTTAAAATATTTAAGAAATTAGGCGTACAGATAAAAAAAGAAAATGACACTGTTTATATTCACGGCAGGGGGCTTGCTTCCCTGCGCCAGACGCCGGAAGTGCTTTACGTGGGTAATTCCGGAACCGGAATGAGGCTTATCCTGGGCGTTTTAGCGGCACAGCCTTTTGTAAGCAGAATAACGGGCGACGCGCAGATAGTAAAAAGGCCCATGAAACGGGTTATTGAACCGCTTCAGCTGATGGGTGCCACGCTTACAAGCAATCACGGCTTTGCGCCTGTTACGGTTCAGGGCGGCGCTTTAAGGGCTATTAAATATAAAATGCCCATGGCAAGCGCGCAGGTAAAATCCGCGGTTTTACTGGCAGGCCTTTACGCGTCCGGCGATACTGTAATAACAGAACCGGAACGCTCGCGCGACCATACAGAGCGCATGCTTAAATATTTTGGCGCGGACATAACAGTTAAGGGAAATACAGTGGTATTAAAATCCGGGGCAAGGCTTAAAGGAAAGAAAGTTGTTGTTCCGGCAGACATAAGTTCGGCCGCGTATTTTATGGCGGCGGGCGCCCTTGTTAAAAAGAGCGCCATAACAGTTACAAATGTAGGCCTTAATGAATCCAGGACCGGTATTATTGATGTTATGAAAAAAATGGGCGCGAAGATAAAAATAACCAACTTAAAAAATCAGAACGGCGAAAAAACAGGGGACATAACAGTTTCCACTTCTTCGCTTAAAGCAACTGAAATAAAAGGAAAAATAATTCCAAGGCTGATTGACGAGATTCCTGTTATCGCGGTCCTTGCGGCGGCGGCAAAAGGAAAGACGGTAATCCGCGGGGCAAAGGAACTTAGGGTAAAAGAAACTGACAGGATAAAAACTGTCCTTATCAACTTAGGCAGGCTGGGCATAAAGACAGAAGAATACGAAGACGGCTTTGCGGTTTATGGAAACGGCGGCAAGCCTTTCACATACGCTTCAATTGATTCGTACGGAGACCACAGGATAGCCATGTCGTTTACAGTTGCAGCGCTTGTAAGCGAGAACGGACTGCATATTAAGGATATTGACTGTATTAATACTTCTTTTCCGGAATTTTTTAACCTTATAAAAAGCCTTAAAGGGAAAAAGAAATGA
- the ispH gene encoding 4-hydroxy-3-methylbut-2-enyl diphosphate reductase: MAKKKKFTVTIAQGSGFCFGVQRAMKLAFEYADKNTDKGVYSLRQIIHNPQESARLEKAGARHVESVSGIKKGGCAIISTHGITPAEETQLRAKAADVLDTTCPYVKKIHKAVERLKDEGYQIVIVGDKEHYEVKGISGYAGNKGIVLNSAADVIKARLESRVGVVCQTTQSTEKFMEIAAAVMKKVLVGRYAEVRVFNTICDATQKRQEATMQLAKKSDLMIIVGGKNSANTKRLYELSRGILKEVRHVETASEIKKEWLKGKTRIGISAGASTPESAIKEIINKIKYMEQHDGK; the protein is encoded by the coding sequence ATGGCAAAGAAGAAAAAGTTTACGGTAACAATAGCGCAGGGTTCCGGGTTTTGTTTCGGAGTTCAAAGGGCCATGAAACTGGCTTTTGAATACGCGGATAAAAACACCGATAAGGGCGTGTATTCGCTGCGGCAGATAATTCATAATCCGCAGGAATCGGCAAGGCTTGAAAAAGCGGGAGCCAGGCACGTGGAATCTGTCAGCGGAATAAAAAAAGGCGGCTGTGCCATAATAAGCACGCACGGAATAACGCCGGCTGAAGAAACGCAGTTAAGGGCAAAAGCGGCAGACGTACTTGATACCACGTGCCCTTACGTTAAGAAGATTCATAAAGCCGTGGAAAGGCTTAAAGATGAAGGTTATCAGATTGTAATAGTGGGCGATAAAGAGCATTACGAAGTTAAAGGTATTTCAGGCTACGCGGGCAATAAAGGCATAGTTTTAAACTCCGCCGCGGATGTGATAAAAGCGCGCCTTGAAAGCAGGGTGGGTGTTGTATGCCAGACCACGCAAAGCACCGAAAAATTTATGGAAATCGCCGCTGCGGTGATGAAAAAGGTTCTTGTTGGAAGGTACGCTGAAGTAAGGGTGTTTAACACAATATGTGATGCCACCCAGAAAAGGCAGGAAGCAACAATGCAGCTTGCAAAAAAGTCCGACCTTATGATAATAGTGGGCGGTAAGAACAGCGCCAATACAAAAAGGCTTTATGAACTTTCGCGCGGTATATTAAAGGAAGTGCGCCACGTGGAAACGGCGTCGGAAATAAAAAAAGAGTGGCTGAAAGGGAAAACCAGGATTGGAATAAGCGCCGGGGCTTCAACGCCCGAAAGCGCCATAAAAGAGATAATAAACAAAATAAAATACATGGAGCAGCATGATGGAAAATGA
- the aroF gene encoding 3-deoxy-7-phosphoheptulonate synthase, translating to MIIVLKPKTTKAQINHIVKKIAGFKLRAQVSKGKERTIIAVIGDERVLSTVPVEAFPGVEKVMTVLKPYKLASKDFRKEPSIIDLGLGVKIGGNHIAMIAGPCSVESREQLLATAKAVKAAGANVLRGGAFKPRTSPYAFQGMAEEGLKILAEAREMYKMPVVTEVLDTRHVELVNKYADCFQIGARNMQNFELLKEVGKMNKPVLLKRGLMSTVKEWLMSAEYILANGNMNVILCERGIRTFETETRNTLDLSAIPLVKSLSHLPVVSDPSHGTGKKPLIYPMALASVAAGADGVLIEVHPKPETALSDGDQSLLPVEYKKLVDDARKVAKAIGRTL from the coding sequence ATGATTATCGTATTAAAACCAAAGACAACAAAGGCGCAGATAAACCACATTGTAAAAAAAATCGCGGGTTTTAAACTGCGCGCGCAGGTATCAAAGGGAAAAGAACGCACAATAATTGCCGTGATAGGCGATGAAAGGGTGCTGTCCACTGTTCCTGTGGAAGCTTTTCCGGGCGTAGAAAAAGTAATGACTGTTTTAAAACCTTATAAGCTTGCCAGCAAGGATTTCAGGAAAGAACCTTCAATAATAGACCTTGGACTGGGAGTCAAAATAGGCGGAAATCATATTGCCATGATAGCAGGGCCGTGTTCCGTTGAAAGCAGGGAGCAGCTTTTGGCGACAGCAAAAGCCGTGAAAGCGGCGGGCGCCAATGTGTTAAGGGGAGGCGCTTTTAAACCAAGGACATCTCCTTATGCTTTTCAGGGAATGGCTGAAGAGGGTTTAAAGATACTTGCGGAAGCAAGGGAAATGTACAAGATGCCCGTTGTAACAGAAGTGCTTGATACAAGGCACGTAGAGCTTGTAAATAAATACGCGGACTGCTTTCAGATAGGCGCGCGTAATATGCAGAACTTTGAACTTTTAAAAGAAGTGGGAAAGATGAACAAGCCGGTGCTTTTAAAAAGAGGGCTTATGTCCACGGTTAAAGAGTGGCTTATGTCCGCGGAATATATTCTTGCCAACGGCAACATGAACGTAATTTTATGCGAGCGCGGAATAAGGACTTTTGAAACCGAAACAAGAAACACGCTTGACCTTTCCGCGATACCGCTTGTAAAGTCGTTAAGCCATCTTCCGGTTGTATCTGACCCTTCACACGGAACAGGCAAAAAGCCCCTTATTTACCCGATGGCGTTAGCATCAGTTGCGGCGGGCGCGGACGGTGTTTTAATTGAAGTTCATCCTAAACCGGAAACGGCGCTGTCTGATGGCGACCAGTCGTTATTGCCTGTTGAATACAAGAAACTTGTTGACGACGCAAGAAAAGTGGCAAAGGCGATTGGAAGGACGTTATAA